Proteins from a genomic interval of Staphylococcus debuckii:
- the cydC gene encoding thiol reductant ABC exporter subunit CydC, which produces MKKRPIRFKLDKDLIFAIIVGIIGALVAIGMFFLSGLMISQAAQNAPLVALIILVVLVKMFGFIRALARYFERLFSHRTTFTMLRDVRVQFFSGLTKVVPDIYRKFRSSDLISRMVSSVEALQNIYLRVYYPPVVIGLTALITVVVLFKFSFAHALLLFFSMAVSLGVLPWLSAKRARVLSERASEDESRFLSRYFDYKEGYGELQRFHQATAYRRSLADVLMRYSQRQRSEQRFLTLYDFALDLVSMISLFLCVWLGIIQVQNGNMDVVYLTSIVLMLLTLFEQAVPMSNVAYFKADTDQAIMNISEVLNDVPESADAAERTGSTGENTAHHLMDIDQVSFKYWNQFSNVLKDIDLHIQEGEHLAIIGPSGSGKSTLMQVMAGLYQTETGEALLNGRNIYDLSEAEKAEQLNVMLQHQQLFDGTIRDNLLSDADDTSMRQVLDELGLQHVSLDYEVTLAGTGLSGGELQRVCLARLFLKNAPIWLLDEPTRSLDWDNSEALMQRIFNQSETLIVATHDLELLPRFDRIAVMIEGVIVEAGTYQALMEQQGYLYEMVTLNE; this is translated from the coding sequence ATGAAGAAACGACCTATTCGATTCAAATTAGATAAAGACTTAATATTTGCGATTATTGTCGGGATTATCGGCGCACTTGTAGCAATTGGAATGTTCTTCTTAAGTGGATTGATGATTTCGCAAGCAGCACAAAATGCGCCGCTGGTTGCCTTAATTATCTTGGTTGTCCTAGTGAAGATGTTCGGATTTATTCGCGCACTTGCACGTTACTTTGAACGTCTCTTCTCACATCGGACAACCTTTACGATGTTGCGTGATGTGCGCGTTCAATTCTTCTCAGGATTAACTAAAGTAGTACCGGATATTTATCGGAAATTCAGATCTAGTGATTTGATTTCTCGTATGGTTTCGAGTGTAGAAGCTTTGCAGAATATTTATTTGCGTGTGTATTATCCGCCAGTAGTCATAGGGTTGACAGCGCTGATTACAGTAGTTGTGCTGTTTAAGTTTTCTTTTGCGCATGCATTGTTGTTGTTCTTCAGCATGGCTGTTTCTCTAGGCGTGCTCCCTTGGTTAAGTGCGAAACGCGCGCGTGTATTAAGTGAAAGGGCTTCAGAAGATGAAAGTCGCTTTCTTAGCCGTTATTTTGACTACAAAGAAGGCTATGGAGAATTGCAACGCTTTCATCAAGCGACAGCCTATCGCCGAAGCTTAGCAGATGTCTTAATGCGTTACAGCCAACGTCAACGTAGCGAACAACGCTTCTTAACCCTCTATGATTTTGCGTTAGATTTGGTTTCGATGATTTCACTGTTCTTGTGTGTCTGGTTAGGCATTATCCAAGTACAAAATGGCAATATGGATGTCGTGTATCTGACAAGTATTGTCTTAATGCTCTTAACTTTATTTGAACAAGCAGTGCCTATGAGCAATGTCGCGTATTTTAAAGCGGATACAGACCAAGCAATTATGAATATCAGCGAAGTACTGAATGATGTTCCTGAATCTGCAGATGCTGCAGAACGAACTGGAAGTACTGGAGAGAATACGGCCCATCATTTGATGGATATTGACCAAGTGTCCTTTAAATATTGGAATCAATTCAGTAATGTGTTGAAGGACATTGATTTACACATCCAAGAGGGTGAACATTTAGCTATTATCGGGCCCTCTGGTTCTGGTAAGAGTACGTTGATGCAAGTGATGGCCGGCCTCTATCAAACAGAAACAGGGGAAGCTTTGTTAAACGGACGTAATATCTATGATTTAAGTGAAGCGGAAAAAGCTGAACAGCTTAATGTAATGTTGCAGCATCAACAATTGTTTGATGGTACGATTAGAGACAATTTACTATCAGATGCTGATGATACTTCGATGCGCCAAGTCTTAGATGAACTCGGTTTGCAGCATGTATCTCTAGACTATGAGGTAACCTTGGCTGGTACCGGTTTGTCAGGAGGAGAACTGCAACGTGTCTGTTTAGCACGTTTGTTCTTGAAAAATGCACCAATTTGGCTATTAGATGAACCGACACGGTCATTAGACTGGGATAATTCAGAAGCACTTATGCAACGTATATTCAATCAAAGTGAAACGTTGATTGTAGCTACTCACGATTTAGAACTATTGCCGCGCTTTGATCGGATTGCAGTAATGATTGAAGGAGTGATCGTGGAAGCAGGCACTTATCAAGCCTTGATGGAACAGCAAGGTTATTTATATGAGATGGTAACTTTAAACGAATAA
- a CDS encoding ABC transporter ATP-binding protein/permease: protein MKNLSRYIRKYISYPILMAIVCAVLAIIVVVQNITIAKVLDIMLTKAHSSLALPVILGILLGVLILRALLNMTNQLLGTQLAYKVKTHLRKRAIAKNSRQPIGEQMSVITESIDGIAPFYQDYLPQVFKAVMIPIFIILAMCFIHLNTALIMMVTAPFIPVFYILFGLKTRDESKDQMTYLTQFSQRFLNLAQGLITLKLFNRSKQAETTIYNESTRFRDKTMKILRSAFMSGLMLEFISLLGIGLVALEAGLGLVLFHNVNFQTAAIAIILAPEFYNSIKDLGQAFHTGKQSEGAADVVFDMLDAETDTAQPADIAVNPTQSAQIRLDHVSYHYPHAERSAVNDVSLDIRQGDHIALVGPSGAGKTTLSQLILQMREPSQGTVFFNKKNLKLGVLSQQPYIFNASIRDNVTMFRAVPDADIMKVIAAVGLADKINALPQGLDTAIGEGGEMMSGGQMRRIELSRVLLDRPEVVVFDEPATGLDVWTERVIQTALKDYFGERTVIMIAHRQSTIRSADRRIYMEQGRITADDQVISIGMHKGREKE from the coding sequence ATGAAAAACTTATCTCGTTATATTCGGAAATATATTTCTTATCCTATATTAATGGCTATCGTTTGTGCTGTGCTCGCTATAATTGTGGTAGTGCAGAATATTACGATTGCCAAAGTGTTGGATATTATGTTGACGAAAGCGCATAGCAGCTTGGCTTTGCCGGTAATTCTCGGTATCTTGCTCGGTGTGTTGATCCTACGCGCACTACTCAACATGACGAATCAATTGCTAGGAACACAACTGGCATATAAAGTGAAAACGCATCTGCGTAAACGCGCTATCGCTAAAAATTCCCGCCAACCCATCGGTGAACAAATGAGTGTGATTACTGAAAGTATCGACGGGATTGCGCCGTTTTATCAAGACTATTTGCCGCAAGTCTTCAAAGCAGTCATGATTCCTATCTTTATCATCTTAGCCATGTGTTTCATTCATCTGAACACTGCGTTGATAATGATGGTGACAGCGCCCTTTATTCCTGTGTTCTATATTCTCTTCGGATTAAAGACGCGTGACGAATCTAAGGATCAGATGACTTATTTGACGCAGTTCAGCCAACGTTTCTTAAACCTTGCGCAAGGGTTGATTACCTTGAAACTCTTCAATCGCTCTAAGCAGGCTGAAACGACTATCTATAATGAAAGTACACGATTCCGTGATAAAACAATGAAAATTCTGCGCAGTGCCTTTATGTCAGGTTTGATGTTAGAATTTATCAGCTTGCTCGGTATTGGTTTAGTGGCGTTAGAAGCGGGTCTCGGACTCGTCTTATTCCATAATGTGAACTTCCAAACGGCAGCAATTGCGATTATCTTGGCCCCTGAATTTTATAATTCCATCAAAGATTTAGGTCAAGCTTTCCATACCGGAAAACAAAGCGAAGGGGCTGCAGATGTCGTATTCGATATGTTGGATGCTGAAACAGACACCGCCCAACCAGCTGATATTGCCGTTAATCCTACGCAATCAGCGCAAATTCGTTTGGACCATGTTTCCTATCATTATCCGCATGCAGAACGTTCGGCAGTGAATGACGTTTCGCTCGATATACGCCAAGGAGATCATATCGCTTTAGTAGGCCCTAGCGGCGCAGGTAAGACGACACTTTCTCAATTGATCTTACAAATGCGGGAGCCCTCTCAAGGCACTGTATTTTTTAATAAGAAGAATTTGAAGTTAGGAGTCCTAAGTCAGCAGCCGTACATCTTTAATGCCAGTATCCGAGACAATGTGACGATGTTTCGAGCAGTTCCTGATGCAGATATCATGAAAGTCATAGCCGCAGTCGGATTGGCTGATAAGATCAACGCTTTGCCTCAAGGACTAGACACCGCGATTGGTGAAGGCGGCGAAATGATGTCAGGCGGGCAAATGCGTCGTATCGAACTGTCGCGTGTCCTGCTAGACCGCCCAGAAGTAGTGGTCTTCGATGAACCTGCAACCGGCTTGGATGTCTGGACCGAACGAGTGATTCAAACTGCGTTGAAAGACTACTTTGGAGAGCGGACGGTCATCATGATTGCCCATCGCCAAAGTACGATTCGCTCGGCAGATCGCCGAATTTATATGGAACAAGGACGTATTACAGCGGATGATCAAGTGATTTCGATTGGGATGCATAAAGGACGTGAGAAAGAATGA
- a CDS encoding DUF1129 family protein — translation MAKSTEQLMRENNVKSLHLNNTDREIFENYMTYIRADLRVNPHDSEVMLNRILKHLLKAENKGMLAMDFFDHNPKAHAIRTIKELKNETVQNIFKYIWHHILFLLGIFCFFKGFIGFFIGEKPLYLYTFPIILLAGLFIIFLFVWWTFKTVQIQAFNNSNWVWLLTYAIIFAIVALLFYVVYIPQSFLAFGPHVKIANWTFIIISFIITPLAFYVDHHYVKKDSNTYL, via the coding sequence ATGGCGAAGTCTACGGAACAGTTAATGCGTGAGAACAATGTCAAATCTCTGCATCTGAATAATACAGACAGAGAAATCTTCGAAAATTACATGACTTATATTCGAGCTGATTTACGCGTTAATCCGCATGACTCCGAGGTCATGTTGAATCGTATCTTAAAGCATCTGTTAAAGGCGGAAAATAAAGGAATGCTGGCTATGGACTTCTTCGATCATAACCCTAAAGCGCATGCGATTCGAACGATTAAGGAACTGAAAAATGAAACGGTACAAAACATTTTCAAATATATTTGGCATCATATTCTGTTCTTACTCGGAATCTTTTGTTTCTTCAAAGGGTTTATCGGGTTCTTTATTGGTGAAAAACCGCTTTATCTTTATACATTTCCTATTATCTTATTAGCAGGTTTATTCATTATATTCCTCTTTGTATGGTGGACCTTTAAAACTGTGCAAATACAAGCATTCAACAATTCAAATTGGGTCTGGCTGTTAACTTATGCGATTATCTTTGCTATTGTTGCCCTGCTCTTTTACGTGGTCTATATTCCGCAATCTTTCTTAGCTTTCGGACCGCACGTTAAAATCGCCAACTGGACCTTTATTATTATTTCATTCATCATTACACCATTGGCTTTCTATGTAGACCATCACTACGTGAAAAAAGATTCCAATACTTATTTATAA
- a CDS encoding SA0632 family lipoprotein, producing MKKVIMLLLASTLILGACGKSDEKAALQKDIDKLQKENKSLKATKDKLKKDKEQKQKRVDELQNEVKDKVATESIKQKSDSKTEAKDKKANPAEDKKAKSDNTKAQQPTKEQPKENGARPSKEQPKNNAAQPAKEHPKKDGSQPAKDKTTH from the coding sequence ATGAAAAAAGTAATTATGTTGCTGCTGGCCTCTACACTCATCCTAGGCGCATGCGGGAAAAGTGATGAAAAAGCAGCACTTCAAAAAGACATTGATAAACTGCAGAAAGAAAATAAATCCTTAAAAGCGACTAAAGATAAGTTGAAAAAAGATAAAGAACAGAAACAAAAACGAGTAGATGAACTTCAAAATGAAGTGAAAGATAAAGTCGCTACAGAAAGCATCAAACAAAAATCAGATTCAAAAACAGAAGCGAAAGATAAAAAAGCGAATCCAGCAGAAGATAAAAAAGCGAAATCCGACAACACCAAAGCACAACAGCCAACCAAAGAGCAACCGAAAGAAAATGGCGCTCGTCCTTCAAAAGAGCAACCTAAAAACAATGCTGCTCAACCAGCCAAAGAACACCCGAAAAAAGACGGTTCCCAACCAGCCAAAGACAAAACGACACACTAA
- a CDS encoding TIGR00730 family Rossman fold protein, with the protein MKRIAVYCGASRGKDPIYMEQGYALGKYMAEHNYELVFGAGSVGIMGAIQNGVLDHGGSTIGVMPRSLDDKEITSQRLTDLVLVDSLHGRKAKMSELADAFVLAPGGAGSLEEFFETYSWAQIGIHDKPMAVFNINGFFKPLQKMLDEMIDAGFIDAKYRALAPLYDDLDALFEGLEHYETVGTRSYD; encoded by the coding sequence TTGAAAAGAATAGCGGTTTATTGCGGTGCGAGTCGAGGAAAAGACCCGATTTATATGGAACAAGGTTATGCGCTCGGCAAGTATATGGCTGAGCACAACTATGAACTTGTGTTTGGCGCTGGTTCGGTCGGTATTATGGGCGCCATTCAAAATGGTGTATTGGACCATGGCGGTTCTACGATTGGTGTGATGCCTCGCAGTTTGGATGATAAAGAGATTACGAGCCAACGTTTAACGGATTTAGTATTGGTGGATTCTTTGCATGGACGCAAAGCTAAAATGTCTGAGTTGGCCGATGCTTTTGTGTTGGCTCCAGGTGGTGCTGGGTCATTGGAAGAGTTCTTTGAAACCTATAGTTGGGCACAAATCGGTATTCATGATAAACCGATGGCTGTGTTTAATATCAATGGTTTCTTTAAACCGTTGCAAAAAATGTTGGATGAGATGATTGATGCGGGCTTTATTGATGCGAAATATCGTGCGTTGGCTCCGTTATATGATGATTTAGATGCTTTGTTTGAAGGATTGGAACATTATGAAACTGTGGGTACGCGTAGTTATGATTAA
- a CDS encoding MarR family winged helix-turn-helix transcriptional regulator — protein MSEQLNLGGRLCFSLYNAQRQVNRYYSNKVFKKYKLTYPQFLVLTILWEDSPVNVKKVVTELALDTGTVSPLLKRMEQVDLIKRERSEVDQREVFIHLTEKSEAIKPELGQACNKLADISGLSQSEEKELNRLLDKLIDSLAKENA, from the coding sequence ATGTCTGAACAACTTAATTTAGGCGGACGCTTATGCTTTAGTTTGTACAATGCTCAAAGACAAGTAAATCGCTACTACTCTAATAAAGTTTTTAAGAAGTACAAACTAACTTACCCGCAATTTCTAGTATTAACAATTTTATGGGAAGATTCACCTGTAAATGTCAAAAAAGTCGTAACTGAACTTGCACTTGATACAGGAACTGTTTCACCACTATTAAAAAGAATGGAACAAGTTGATTTGATTAAAAGAGAACGTTCTGAAGTAGATCAACGCGAAGTCTTCATTCATTTAACTGAAAAAAGTGAAGCAATCAAACCTGAGCTTGGTCAAGCATGCAACAAATTGGCTGATATTTCAGGGTTATCACAATCCGAAGAAAAAGAATTAAATCGTTTATTAGACAAACTTATCGATTCACTTGCTAAAGAAAACGCGTAA
- a CDS encoding CobW family GTP-binding protein, with protein MKINNNKITISIVTGFLGSGKTTFLKHYTEQLLKRDEKITVIMNEFGNFDIDSQILAPVIETVSLQNGCVCCDLAQDLVAQLKTIINQNQSQHVIIEATGIAHPLQLIEACYDPLLAHQVNPPLVIGLVDAPRFLQRHTYSAATQQLMEEQIKVSHDIIVNKVDLIDEKAQDDIVSQLQTLNPKGTIIKTTYGQVVSDDLAQFQSSERPNSHAHSHLHHHGISALAYTFTSPIDRQMFYQFILRLPKNVYRLKGYVRFRDTPDITYLFQFAYGMPDFEPVQYHAENTVVLIGEQLDKERLRNQLDALQFT; from the coding sequence ATGAAAATAAATAATAATAAAATAACCATTAGTATTGTAACAGGTTTTCTAGGTAGCGGTAAAACGACTTTCCTTAAACATTATACTGAGCAATTATTAAAAAGAGATGAGAAAATTACGGTCATTATGAACGAATTTGGTAATTTTGACATCGACAGTCAAATTTTGGCGCCGGTTATAGAAACTGTTTCATTGCAAAATGGCTGCGTATGCTGTGATTTAGCGCAAGATTTAGTCGCCCAGCTTAAGACGATAATAAATCAAAATCAATCACAACACGTCATCATTGAAGCGACGGGTATCGCTCATCCGCTTCAACTCATCGAAGCCTGTTACGACCCTCTCTTAGCGCATCAAGTCAATCCGCCGCTGGTTATTGGCCTCGTAGATGCTCCACGATTCCTGCAACGTCACACCTATTCTGCTGCGACACAACAGTTAATGGAAGAACAAATTAAGGTAAGTCATGACATTATTGTGAACAAAGTAGATTTAATCGATGAAAAAGCGCAAGATGATATCGTATCACAATTACAGACATTGAATCCGAAAGGTACAATTATCAAGACGACCTATGGACAAGTAGTTTCAGATGATTTAGCGCAATTTCAATCATCAGAACGACCCAATTCACATGCGCATTCACACCTGCACCATCATGGTATTAGTGCATTGGCTTATACCTTTACGTCACCGATTGACCGACAAATGTTTTATCAATTTATCTTACGCTTGCCAAAAAATGTTTACCGATTAAAAGGATATGTACGTTTCAGAGATACGCCTGACATTACCTATTTGTTCCAATTCGCGTATGGTATGCCGGATTTCGAGCCGGTTCAATATCACGCAGAAAATACGGTAGTATTAATAGGCGAGCAGCTGGATAAAGAACGCTTACGCAATCAATTAGATGCCTTGCAGTTTACTTGA
- a CDS encoding aldo/keto reductase, whose protein sequence is MERVQINRSVDYSRIIQGFWRTKEWQKSTQELNRFIHELVDLGVTTMDHADIYGDYSCEALFGKALALSPELRDKIQLVSKCGIILPTDRLDAFDGHRYDLSRSHIIASVDRSLKSLGTDYLDTLLLHRPSPLMNPDEVRSALDILVEQGKIKSFGVSNFSNTQYDLLNSDIKSHKLHIAVNQLQVSPYHAEPMFDGTIDHMYQDHVKIMGWSPLAGGKLLNLNDEKAKRVMSIISPIAYKNNVAPTSIITAWLMKHPATIMPIMGTGQIEHMQDAVKGLDIELSDQEWFDIYVAVLGKDIP, encoded by the coding sequence ATGGAGCGTGTCCAAATCAATCGAAGCGTAGACTATTCACGTATTATTCAAGGGTTTTGGAGAACAAAGGAATGGCAGAAATCTACACAAGAATTGAATCGCTTTATCCATGAATTGGTAGACTTGGGAGTTACAACAATGGATCATGCAGATATTTATGGTGATTATTCCTGTGAAGCCTTATTTGGTAAAGCATTAGCATTATCACCTGAATTGCGCGATAAGATTCAGTTAGTTTCTAAATGCGGTATTATCTTGCCCACTGACCGTTTAGACGCATTTGACGGTCATCGCTATGATTTAAGCCGTTCACACATCATTGCATCAGTAGACCGTTCGTTGAAATCCTTGGGAACAGATTATTTAGATACGCTGTTGTTGCATCGTCCGTCACCTTTAATGAATCCTGATGAAGTAAGATCCGCCTTGGATATTTTAGTAGAACAAGGTAAAATCAAATCATTCGGAGTATCTAACTTCTCTAATACACAATATGATTTATTGAATTCAGATATTAAATCACATAAATTGCATATTGCAGTCAATCAGCTTCAAGTCTCACCTTATCATGCAGAGCCGATGTTTGATGGGACGATTGACCATATGTATCAAGACCATGTCAAAATTATGGGTTGGAGTCCTTTAGCAGGCGGCAAATTATTAAACCTTAATGACGAAAAGGCAAAACGCGTGATGTCTATTATCAGTCCTATAGCTTATAAAAATAATGTTGCGCCGACTTCAATCATTACAGCTTGGTTGATGAAACATCCAGCAACTATTATGCCGATTATGGGAACAGGCCAAATTGAACATATGCAAGATGCTGTTAAAGGTTTAGATATAGAATTAAGCGACCAAGAATGGTTTGATATCTATGTTGCTGTACTTGGAAAAGACATTCCATAA
- a CDS encoding GNAT family N-acetyltransferase — MSVYIETERLKLRDWEEKDLLPFQRMNANRQVRRFFPSILSYRRSELDMQAMQKNLEQDGMGLFAVELKESGEWIGFIGVNHIPENSQYSFKELPFYEIGWRLIPEVWDNGIATEGAEAVVEYVKEKGVAEIYSMTAESNTASRRVMEKIGMTLKDTFELPGVSENHPLQPQVRYYKQLNE, encoded by the coding sequence ATGAGTGTATATATCGAAACAGAACGATTAAAATTAAGAGATTGGGAAGAAAAAGATTTGCTGCCGTTTCAAAGAATGAACGCGAACCGGCAAGTCCGCCGCTTCTTTCCAAGCATACTCAGTTATCGTCGATCAGAACTCGACATGCAAGCCATGCAGAAAAATCTAGAACAAGACGGCATGGGATTGTTCGCAGTCGAATTAAAGGAAAGCGGAGAATGGATAGGATTTATCGGTGTCAATCATATACCGGAAAACAGCCAATATTCATTTAAAGAGCTGCCCTTTTACGAAATCGGCTGGCGATTGATACCTGAAGTATGGGATAACGGCATAGCAACAGAAGGCGCAGAAGCGGTAGTAGAATATGTGAAAGAAAAAGGCGTCGCCGAAATTTATAGTATGACGGCCGAATCCAACACCGCTTCAAGACGAGTAATGGAAAAAATAGGAATGACCTTAAAAGATACATTTGAGCTGCCCGGCGTATCAGAAAATCATCCGTTACAACCGCAAGTTCGTTACTATAAGCAACTTAACGAATAA
- the mdh gene encoding malate dehydrogenase — protein MTKNKIAIIGAGHTGSTLAFIIAERALADVVLLEIPDNEKPARGKALDIKESGPILGFNGSVVGTSNYEDIQGADIVVITAGAARKPGMSRDDLIQINENVMAQVTEGIKKYAPKSKIIVLTNPVDAMTYAVYKLSGFPKERVLGQSGILDTARYRTFVSEALDVAQTDVTGLVLGGHGDTMVPILSTTLVGGVPLKALLPQDKIDAIVERTRKGGAEIVGLLGNGSAYYAPAAAIYDMAAAILRDEKRLVPAITYLDGEYGFDDICLGVPTILGANGVEKVVELELTEDEQHQLQHSAEAVKEVKSALKNK, from the coding sequence ATGACGAAGAATAAAATTGCGATTATTGGTGCAGGACACACGGGTTCAACGTTAGCGTTTATCATTGCGGAACGTGCTTTAGCGGATGTAGTATTGCTGGAAATTCCAGATAATGAAAAGCCGGCACGCGGAAAAGCATTGGATATTAAAGAGAGCGGTCCGATATTAGGATTTAATGGAAGTGTAGTGGGAACTTCAAATTATGAGGATATCCAAGGTGCGGATATTGTCGTGATTACGGCAGGTGCAGCACGTAAACCTGGAATGAGCCGTGATGACTTGATTCAAATCAACGAAAATGTAATGGCGCAAGTGACAGAAGGAATTAAGAAATATGCGCCGAAAAGTAAGATTATCGTACTGACTAATCCAGTGGATGCTATGACTTATGCGGTGTACAAGTTGTCAGGCTTCCCGAAAGAACGCGTCTTAGGACAATCAGGCATCTTAGATACGGCGCGCTATCGTACCTTTGTATCAGAAGCTTTGGATGTAGCGCAAACAGACGTGACAGGATTAGTTCTCGGCGGTCACGGAGACACAATGGTGCCGATACTCAGTACCACATTAGTCGGCGGTGTTCCGCTTAAAGCATTGCTACCACAAGATAAAATTGATGCCATCGTAGAACGTACACGTAAAGGCGGAGCAGAAATTGTCGGCTTGCTAGGCAACGGATCAGCTTACTATGCACCCGCTGCTGCGATATATGACATGGCCGCTGCTATCTTGCGCGATGAGAAACGTCTCGTACCCGCAATCACATACTTAGATGGTGAATACGGATTCGACGATATCTGCCTCGGCGTACCTACTATTTTGGGCGCAAATGGCGTCGAGAAAGTCGTCGAACTAGAGTTGACTGAAGACGAACAACATCAATTACAACACTCAGCTGAGGCAGTTAAAGAAGTGAAATCTGCTTTGAAAAATAAATAA
- a CDS encoding YaiI/YqxD family protein, whose amino-acid sequence MTRVIIDGDACPVTDSVIRLTEGTGIFVVLVRSYSHFSMQDYPSHVEIKYVDDGPDSVDYKIVQLAKSSDIVVTQDYGLASLLLGKVRVVMHHNGMVYTEDNIGRLLEQRYRHAQARQQGERHKGPKRFTEEARTKFELRFQRVIDEVTS is encoded by the coding sequence ATGACTCGGGTGATAATTGATGGTGATGCTTGTCCTGTTACAGATTCAGTGATTCGACTGACTGAGGGGACAGGCATTTTTGTTGTATTGGTGCGGAGTTATTCACATTTTTCGATGCAGGATTATCCTTCTCATGTGGAAATCAAGTATGTGGATGATGGGCCTGATAGTGTGGATTATAAAATTGTCCAGCTGGCGAAGTCATCGGATATTGTGGTAACTCAGGATTATGGGTTAGCAAGTTTGTTGCTCGGCAAGGTGCGTGTAGTGATGCATCATAATGGTATGGTGTATACTGAGGATAATATCGGACGCTTGTTGGAACAGCGCTATCGTCATGCGCAAGCGCGTCAGCAGGGTGAACGTCATAAAGGACCTAAGCGCTTTACTGAGGAAGCGAGAACCAAGTTTGAGTTGCGCTTTCAACGTGTCATTGATGAAGTAACTTCGTAA
- a CDS encoding undecaprenyl-diphosphate phosphatase: MLLLELLKALILGIVEGLTEFAPVSSTGHMILVDDMWLKSPEFLGSQSAFTFKIVIQLGSVFAAAWVFRKRYFEMLYIGKYQPAATETETADGAIGKRVKPKRLTLWHVLVGMIPAAILGLLFDDVIEKYLFSVPTVMIGLLLGAFYMIFAQKFSERYAHRENIDQISFFQAFVIGLSQAVAMWPGFSRSGSTISTGVLMKMNYKAASDFTFIMAVPIMLAASGLSLVKHIGYIHLNHIPFYIIGFLAAFIFGLLSIRLFLNLINRVKLVPFAIYRIILVIFIAILYFGFGIGKGI, from the coding sequence ATGTTATTGTTAGAATTATTAAAAGCGTTGATTCTAGGTATTGTAGAGGGGCTAACGGAATTTGCGCCGGTATCTTCTACAGGGCACATGATTTTAGTGGATGATATGTGGTTGAAATCTCCCGAATTTCTTGGCTCTCAGTCAGCGTTTACGTTTAAAATTGTCATACAGTTAGGTTCCGTTTTTGCAGCCGCATGGGTCTTCAGAAAACGTTACTTTGAAATGTTGTATATCGGAAAATACCAACCAGCTGCTACAGAAACTGAAACAGCGGATGGTGCAATCGGCAAACGCGTTAAACCTAAACGTTTAACTTTATGGCACGTACTTGTAGGTATGATTCCTGCTGCCATTTTAGGTTTGCTTTTTGATGATGTGATTGAAAAATACTTATTTAGTGTACCCACAGTAATGATTGGATTATTACTAGGTGCGTTCTACATGATCTTCGCTCAAAAATTCAGCGAACGTTACGCACACCGTGAAAATATCGACCAGATTTCTTTCTTCCAAGCTTTTGTTATCGGTCTATCACAAGCCGTAGCAATGTGGCCTGGATTCAGTCGTTCTGGTTCAACAATTTCAACAGGTGTCTTAATGAAAATGAATTATAAAGCCGCTTCAGACTTTACATTCATTATGGCTGTACCGATTATGCTGGCAGCCAGCGGTTTATCATTAGTTAAACATATCGGATATATTCATTTGAATCATATTCCATTTTACATCATCGGATTCTTAGCAGCATTTATCTTCGGATTGCTTTCAATCCGTCTCTTCTTGAACTTGATCAACCGAGTAAAATTAGTACCATTTGCGATTTATCGAATCATTTTAGTGATCTTTATCGCTATTCTTTACTTCGGGTTCGGAATAGGAAAAGGGATATAA